The proteins below are encoded in one region of Periplaneta americana isolate PAMFEO1 chromosome 11, P.americana_PAMFEO1_priV1, whole genome shotgun sequence:
- the LOC138708653 gene encoding bombesin receptor subtype-3-like, protein MTNLTALFLTNNRIETLEVGIFNGLTSLDYLHLNHNLLNSFKSDAFIGLKNLSTLWLSRNRLSTLHPDVFIHLTELKYLYLDGNEELQTPNNSSFLNIQTVEELDISDCNISRIIAISFENATNLRVLDLTNNHMKIIDENIFRVLSKSTDLLLYGNPLECDCGLLETWRWGQEHDIKVAEYSGILCESPEQVSGMWWGVLGKAQCKNGSITFQEGYKAVVQNFINRFNGLFYAQNIFLEYVQPLIYTLLFIFGTIGNVIVLVAIICNSEMHTVPNVYIMNLAVSDLILLTMNTILSYIHAQSESWELGEVCCRMFGFFRHSSIGVSAYLISVMSIQRYQVISRPLHNRRQSMTRIGTIATILGVWAICSLFAIPYTLATHVANSSCNIYNSWKYYQKVVVFELLVFCFLPLGVTACMYCLAARHLMRSTNIVSEEIHKQANMRRNSARIVLSLTIVFVFSLLPYHVFLTCMVRDDFDYTLEMIFIDIITTYLLVFISCFNPVALCCSSKCYRRYFKHYLLKCCRGKIPTTADNAKKCVDE, encoded by the coding sequence ATGACAAACTTAACAGCTCTCTTCTTGACGAACAACAGAATTGAGACTTTGGAGGTCGGAATATTTAATGGTTTGACATCATTAGACTATCTACATTTAAATCATAATTTGTTAAACAGCTTTAAAAGTGATGCCTTTATTGGGCTTAAAAATTTGAGTACTCTTTGGCTATCACGTAACAGATTATCCACTCTACATCCAGATGTGTTTATACACTTGACTGAACTGAAGTATTTGTATTTAGATGGAAACGAAGAACTTCAGACtccaaataacagttcctttCTTAACATACAGACAGTGGAGGAATTAGACATATCAGATTGTAATATAAGTCGTATAATAGCCATATCATTCGAAAACGCAACCAACCTTAGAGTACTGGACCTGACAAATAACCACATGAAGATCATagatgaaaatatatttagaGTCCTGTCTAAGTCAACAGATTTACTCTTGTACGGAAACCCACTGGAATGTGACTGTGGACTCTTAGAAACTTGGAGATGGGGTCAGGAACATGACATCAAAGTAGCCGAATATAGTGGAATTCTATGTGAGAGTCCTGAACAAGTATCAGGAATGTGGTGGGGAGTGCTTGGAAAGGCTCAGTGTAAGAATGGAAGTATAACTTTCCAGGAAGGCTACAAGGCTGTagttcaaaatttcattaacaGGTTTAATGGATTATTTTATGCTCAAAACATTTTTTTAGAGTATGTTCAACCTTTaatatatacacttttatttatatttggcaCAATTGGTAATGTAATTGTCCTAGTTGCAATAATATGCAATTCAGAAATGCACACTGTTCCCAACGTTTACATAATGAATTTGGCTGTTAGTGACTTAATATTATTAACCATGAACACAATACTTTCTTACATCCATGCACAGTCAGAATCTTGGGAACTCGGTGAAGTTTGTTGCAGGATGTTTGGGTTTTTCCGGCACTCTAGTATAGGAGTGTCTGCATATTTGATATCTGTTATGAGTATTCAGAGGTACCAAGTAATATCGAGGCCTTTACACAACAGACGTCAATCCATGACAAGAATCGGGACGATTGCCACAATCCTGGGAGTTTGGGCAATATGTTCATTGTTTGCGATTCCATATACGTTAGCTACGCACGTTGCTAATTCATCGTGTAATATCTATAACAGCTGGAAATACTATCAAAAGGTGGTCGTGTTTGAACTTCTGGTGTTCTGTTTTCTACCCCTTGGTGTAACAGCTTGTATGTATTGTCTGGCGGCACGCCATTTAATGAGAAGTACCAATATAGTGTCCGAAGAAATTCACAAACAAGCTAACATGCGAAGGAACTCAGCAAGGATTGTGTTGAGCCTTACGATAGTGTTTGTGTTTAGTTTACTTCCATATCACGTATTTCTGACTTGCATGGTAAGAGACGACTTTGACTATACCCTTGAGATGATTTTCATTGATATAATAACCACATACTTGcttgtatttatttcttgttttaaccCAGTAGCACTGTGTTGCTCCAGTAAGTGTTACAGAAGATACTTCAAGCATTACTTACTCAAGTGTTGTAGGGGAAAGATTCCGACCACTGCTGACAATGCAAAGAAATGTGtagatgaatag